The following are from one region of the Phyllostomus discolor isolate MPI-MPIP mPhyDis1 chromosome 9, mPhyDis1.pri.v3, whole genome shotgun sequence genome:
- the WFDC10B gene encoding protein WFDC10B, protein MAPQALLPTLLLCVLLLLQAQGGPRHWNRMQSVKACEKRPSIDLCHDHCSYFLQCQKPDTVCCSAFCGNVCMHLL, encoded by the exons ATGGCGCCCCAGGCTCTGCTGCCCACCCTGCTCCTCtgcgtgctgctgctgctgcaggcccagggagggccgcGTCATTGGAACAGGATGCAGA GTGTCAAGGCCTGTGAGAAGCGGCCCAGCATAGACCTGTGCCACGACCACTGCTCGTATTTCCTGCAGTGTCAGAAACCAGACACCGTGTGCTGCTCGGCCTTCTGCGGGAACGTTTGCATGCACCTCCTGTGA